One region of Hymenobacter sediminicola genomic DNA includes:
- a CDS encoding M43 family zinc metalloprotease gives MKKNVYALALSLLGLTSAAFAQEARLAPTSAPALSGRSCAAMEVLQAQMAADPSLAQRMATVEAQTRAFEANPVASRATAGIVTIPVVVHVLYNTAAENVPASQITAQIDVLNKDFAKLNSDAGLVPAAFSGLAANTNIQFVLAKRDPSGNATTGIIRKSTKTRSWSTNDAVKNSKRGGDDAWPAGQYLNLWVCNLGNGLLGYAQFPGGAASTDGVVVLYSSLPGGSAAPYNKGRTATHEVGHWLNLRHIWGDASCGNDLVSDTPTQQTANYGCPSFPHITCNNQGDMSMNYMDYTDDACMYMFSTGQSTRMNALFGTGGSRASLATSLGGTALRQMATTDAAADQAAIRLYPNPATMTLNVSVPVEKASAYSVKVYDLRGYEMKQAAYDGQGHIGVAALPQGLYQAVISDGQQTIRQRFQKD, from the coding sequence ATGAAAAAAAATGTTTACGCCCTCGCACTTTCTCTTCTTGGCCTGACTTCGGCTGCTTTCGCTCAGGAAGCTCGTCTGGCTCCCACTAGCGCTCCTGCTCTATCCGGCCGCAGCTGTGCTGCCATGGAAGTGCTGCAGGCTCAGATGGCCGCCGATCCTTCCTTGGCTCAGCGTATGGCCACGGTAGAAGCGCAGACCCGCGCCTTCGAAGCCAACCCGGTTGCCAGCCGTGCCACAGCGGGCATCGTTACGATTCCGGTGGTTGTGCACGTGCTCTATAACACCGCCGCTGAGAACGTGCCTGCGTCGCAGATTACGGCGCAGATTGATGTTCTGAATAAGGATTTTGCCAAACTGAACTCTGATGCTGGCCTAGTACCAGCGGCTTTTTCAGGGTTGGCGGCCAACACTAACATCCAGTTTGTGCTGGCGAAGCGTGACCCTAGCGGCAATGCGACGACCGGCATCATCCGCAAATCGACCAAAACCCGCTCTTGGAGCACAAACGACGCCGTGAAAAACTCGAAGCGCGGCGGCGATGATGCTTGGCCTGCTGGCCAATACCTCAACCTGTGGGTGTGTAACCTAGGCAATGGACTGCTCGGCTATGCGCAGTTTCCGGGCGGCGCAGCCAGCACCGATGGCGTGGTAGTACTGTATTCCTCTTTGCCCGGTGGCTCGGCTGCGCCATACAACAAAGGCCGTACGGCCACGCACGAAGTAGGCCACTGGCTGAACCTGCGCCACATCTGGGGAGATGCCAGCTGCGGCAATGACTTGGTTAGTGACACGCCCACCCAGCAGACCGCCAACTATGGCTGCCCCTCGTTCCCGCATATAACCTGCAATAACCAGGGCGACATGTCGATGAACTACATGGACTACACCGACGACGCCTGCATGTATATGTTCTCGACGGGCCAGAGCACGCGCATGAACGCGCTGTTCGGCACCGGCGGCAGCCGCGCTTCGCTGGCTACTTCACTAGGTGGCACGGCACTCCGCCAGATGGCAACGACAGATGCAGCGGCTGATCAAGCTGCTATTCGCCTGTATCCTAACCCCGCAACCATGACGCTGAACGTGTCGGTGCCAGTTGAGAAGGCCAGTGCCTATAGCGTGAAGGTATACGACCTGCGCGGCTACGAAATGAAGCAGGCTGCTTACGACGGCCAG